Proteins encoded together in one Paracoccus sp. SMMA_5_TC window:
- a CDS encoding exodeoxyribonuclease III: protein MFTIATWNINSVRLREALVTRFLTEEAPDILCLQEIKSPVDKLPLASFQALGYRHIVARGQKGYNGVAILSRLPITDAGDRDYAGLGHARHVAARLENGVTIHNFYVPAGGDIPDREQNEKFGQKLDFLTEMRDAFHADRPSRAILVGDLNIAPREDDVWNHKALLKIVSHTPIEVEHLGAAQDAGGWVDITRQDIPQGRLYSWWSYRARDWDAADKGRRLDHIWATPDIAGAGHASRVLRPVRGWDQPSDHVPVLASFDL from the coding sequence ATGTTCACCATCGCCACCTGGAACATCAATTCGGTCCGCCTGCGCGAGGCGCTGGTGACGCGGTTTCTGACCGAAGAGGCGCCCGACATCCTGTGCCTGCAGGAAATCAAGAGCCCGGTGGACAAGCTGCCGCTGGCAAGCTTTCAGGCGCTGGGCTATCGCCACATTGTCGCGCGCGGCCAAAAGGGGTATAACGGCGTCGCCATCCTGTCGCGGCTGCCGATCACCGACGCCGGCGACCGCGACTATGCCGGGCTGGGCCATGCCCGCCACGTGGCGGCGCGTCTGGAAAACGGCGTCACCATCCACAATTTCTATGTCCCGGCCGGCGGCGACATTCCCGACCGCGAACAGAACGAGAAATTCGGCCAGAAGCTGGATTTCCTGACCGAGATGCGCGACGCCTTTCACGCCGACCGTCCGTCGCGCGCGATCCTGGTGGGCGACCTGAACATCGCCCCGCGCGAGGATGACGTCTGGAACCACAAGGCGCTGCTCAAGATCGTCAGCCACACCCCCATCGAGGTCGAGCATCTGGGCGCGGCCCAGGACGCCGGCGGCTGGGTCGATATCACCCGCCAGGATATTCCCCAGGGCCGGCTTTACAGCTGGTGGAGCTATCGTGCCCGCGACTGGGACGCCGCAGACAAGGGCCGGCGGCTGGACCATATCTGGGCCACCCCCGACATTGCCGGTGCCGGCCACGCCAGCCGCGTGCTGCGCCCGGTGCGCGGCTGGGACCAGCCCAGCGACCATGTGCCGGTGCTGGCCAGCTTCGACCTCTAG
- a CDS encoding alpha-2-macroglobulin family protein, which yields MQNPLARRIAVAVAAASVAVAMLGTPAAGQTPGTQAGALPERRLSLEADTDLPGGDLGPLFDTTLQACVQACLANDDCQALTYNQRSRACFPKGAEAGAPVTFAGALSGRVVTADPEAALAAARRAQAASFLSTADLDAAARQARLMPAQHPPLPGAAGVDQARAAEAAGDLAGAAQIIGALVAQHDRAGDWTDLARLTLYTSDQSDNSASAAIAAMAVNGYLRAGPDQDALAARALGWLAMALERLDRGRDALAALRLAAALAPKDAEIASALEQSQARNGLRVTDTQVESDSPNPRFCAVLSRPLAKGTDYAPFLRLPAGDLTVEADDQRLCVAGLSHGQQVEITLRAGLPAADGEVLARDVALRGYVRDRSPEVRFAGRGYVLPAGGDQRLSMVTVNADLVDLRLLRLSDRNLIRAISERMFATPLDSWQVDYFTDSMAREIWRGQAQVARPMGQTTPNQEVTTSLAIPAEAGPLEPGIYILQANVAGENRAETGVAAQWFVISDLGISTFSGADGLTVVVRSLRDTAPRPGAEVALVSRSNEVLARTATDDQGIARFAPGLSLGRDGAAPALVTVSEWQGTGAQRQARDMAFLSLTDPEFDLSDRGVEGQPPSPPIDIFLTTDRGAYRVGETVNATVLARDARAAALEDLPLTAVLLRPDGVEAARIRPDAAGAGGATLAWTIPATAPRGTWRLELRSQADGPALASTRLLVEDFRPERIDFTPRLPEGPARAGASLPLSLEARWLFGAPAANLPVEGTLRLAPLNSLPGFDGYRFGRHDDDSTPVVTSLPAGTTDAQGRFQTRLDLPPAGELGPRPVEARVVLDVREGAGRPVERSVTRVVMPELPIPGIRPLFEGDTVPENAEARFALIAVGPDLKPAPAPLRWVLNRIDTEYQWYSLGGQWNWEAITSRSRIAEGEAQPGDTPAEIAAPVTWGQYELVVEPASGQGDAAAITFNAGWGALASAGTETPDRLRVLLDKPAYRSGDTARLQVQAASDGLGLVSVLSNRVVALQTVALRAGDNSLELPVTDDWGAGVYVTVSAIRPLQGLQPGDRSPARALGLAHAGVDPGARQLTASLDAPAEARPRGTVPVTLQVSGAAPGDSVHATIAAVDQGILNLTGFQPPDPARHYFGQRRLGVGLRDLYGRLILPSGAPDGALREGGDAMAASAEAPPPTEELMSWFSGPLTLDAQGQARVEVPVGDFNGELRLMAVVWSQQAVGQADASVLMRDPVVMTVTAPAFLAPGDQAELGLRLTHAAGPAGRMQLAISQDGGDAALEASLPQAEIDLAQGAEAQLSLPLAAGADQGLGRLRLTLTTPDGSALTKDIAIPVALNEADIQRQDRLLIQPGESITVPPALTAELLPGAQLGAAIGGFARLDVAGALMRLARYPYGCTEQLASGALPLLYLPALAESQGLTEDSGQAVPQAIARILTRQGSSGGFGLWAADQGDLWLEAYVTDFLSRARSAGQMVPDTAFRQALDNLRNRVNYATEPTAAAAAENAALAYALAVLARERAATAGDLRYYADTAAAAFSTPMAAANLGAALAAYGDQQRADRMFTQARRLIDLDAPEPQGFRADYGTMLRDAAAVLALATEAGSKAVEATELSSQLAQAIARRGEAGESLSTQEAVWTVMAAQALHGSTPPALLNGVAMTRAIATLPADASLANTGDRALEVTLTATGKPAASPDAGGRGYTIRRSHYNLQGEALDPASLPQGQRLVVVIDVIPQAEGGGRLIVTDPLPAGWEIDNPNLLRAGDVAALDWLEGQTEAEMVEFRADRFAAALNWTSAEPFRLAYIARAVTPGRYRHPAASVEDMYRPEYRAWTDGGSVAVTR from the coding sequence ATGCAGAACCCGTTGGCAAGGCGAATCGCAGTGGCCGTGGCGGCGGCATCTGTGGCGGTGGCAATGCTGGGCACACCGGCAGCGGGTCAGACGCCGGGCACCCAGGCCGGGGCGCTGCCCGAACGGCGGCTGTCGCTAGAGGCCGACACCGACCTGCCCGGGGGCGATCTGGGCCCGCTGTTCGACACCACGCTGCAAGCCTGCGTGCAGGCCTGCCTGGCCAATGACGACTGCCAAGCGCTGACCTACAACCAGCGGTCGCGCGCCTGCTTTCCCAAGGGGGCGGAGGCCGGGGCGCCGGTGACATTCGCCGGGGCGCTGTCGGGGCGGGTGGTGACGGCCGACCCGGAAGCCGCGCTGGCTGCCGCCCGCCGCGCCCAGGCCGCAAGCTTTCTGTCGACCGCCGATCTGGACGCGGCCGCCCGGCAGGCGCGGCTGATGCCCGCGCAGCACCCGCCCCTGCCCGGCGCGGCCGGTGTCGATCAGGCCCGCGCCGCCGAGGCGGCTGGCGATCTGGCGGGCGCGGCGCAGATCATCGGCGCGCTGGTCGCGCAGCACGACCGCGCCGGCGACTGGACCGACCTGGCGCGGCTGACGCTTTACACCAGCGACCAGTCCGACAATTCGGCCAGCGCCGCCATCGCGGCAATGGCGGTGAACGGCTATCTGCGCGCCGGTCCCGATCAGGACGCGCTGGCGGCGCGGGCGCTGGGCTGGCTGGCCATGGCGCTGGAGCGGCTGGACCGCGGCCGCGACGCGCTGGCGGCGCTGCGTCTGGCGGCGGCACTGGCGCCCAAGGATGCCGAAATCGCCAGCGCGCTGGAACAGTCGCAAGCCCGCAACGGGCTGCGCGTCACCGACACCCAGGTCGAATCCGACAGCCCCAACCCGCGGTTCTGCGCCGTCCTGTCGCGACCCTTGGCCAAGGGCACCGACTATGCCCCCTTCCTGCGGCTGCCGGCGGGCGACCTGACCGTCGAGGCCGACGACCAGCGGCTGTGCGTCGCCGGGCTCAGCCACGGCCAGCAGGTCGAAATCACCCTGCGCGCCGGCCTGCCGGCCGCCGATGGCGAGGTGCTGGCGCGCGACGTGGCCCTGCGCGGCTATGTGCGCGACCGCAGCCCCGAGGTGCGCTTTGCCGGGCGCGGCTATGTGCTGCCCGCCGGCGGCGACCAGCGGCTGTCGATGGTCACGGTCAATGCCGATCTGGTCGACCTGCGGCTGCTGCGGCTGTCGGATCGCAACCTGATCCGGGCCATCAGCGAACGCATGTTCGCCACGCCGCTGGACAGCTGGCAGGTCGATTACTTCACCGACAGCATGGCGCGCGAAATCTGGCGCGGCCAGGCCCAGGTGGCGCGGCCCATGGGCCAGACGACACCGAACCAGGAGGTGACGACCAGCCTTGCCATCCCGGCCGAGGCCGGCCCGCTCGAACCCGGCATCTACATCCTGCAGGCCAATGTCGCCGGCGAAAACCGGGCCGAGACCGGCGTGGCCGCGCAATGGTTCGTGATTTCCGACCTGGGGATTTCGACCTTCAGCGGCGCCGACGGGCTGACGGTGGTGGTGCGCAGCCTGCGCGACACCGCCCCGCGGCCGGGGGCCGAGGTGGCCCTGGTCAGCCGCTCGAACGAGGTTCTGGCCAGGACCGCGACCGACGATCAGGGCATCGCGCGCTTTGCCCCCGGGCTCAGCCTGGGGCGCGACGGCGCGGCGCCGGCGCTGGTCACGGTCAGCGAATGGCAGGGCACCGGCGCCCAGCGCCAGGCCCGCGACATGGCCTTCCTGTCGCTGACCGATCCCGAGTTCGACCTCTCTGACCGCGGGGTCGAGGGCCAGCCCCCCAGCCCGCCCATCGACATCTTCCTGACCACCGATCGCGGCGCCTATCGCGTGGGGGAAACAGTGAACGCCACCGTGCTGGCCCGCGACGCCCGCGCCGCGGCGCTGGAGGACTTGCCGCTGACGGCAGTGCTGCTGCGCCCCGACGGGGTCGAGGCCGCGCGCATCCGGCCCGACGCCGCCGGCGCCGGCGGCGCCACCCTGGCCTGGACCATCCCCGCCACCGCGCCCCGCGGCACCTGGCGGCTGGAGCTGCGCAGCCAGGCCGATGGCCCCGCCCTGGCCAGCACCCGCCTGCTGGTCGAGGATTTCCGCCCCGAACGCATCGACTTCACCCCGCGCCTGCCCGAGGGCCCGGCCCGCGCCGGCGCCAGCCTGCCCCTGTCCTTGGAGGCGCGCTGGCTGTTCGGCGCCCCGGCCGCCAATCTGCCGGTCGAAGGCACGCTGCGACTTGCGCCCCTGAACAGCCTGCCGGGGTTCGACGGCTATCGCTTCGGCCGCCACGACGACGACAGCACCCCGGTGGTGACCAGCCTGCCCGCGGGCACGACCGATGCCCAGGGCCGGTTCCAGACCCGCCTTGACCTGCCCCCGGCAGGCGAGCTTGGGCCGCGCCCGGTCGAGGCCCGGGTGGTGCTGGATGTCCGCGAAGGCGCCGGCCGGCCGGTCGAGCGCAGCGTCACCCGCGTGGTGATGCCCGAACTGCCCATCCCCGGTATCCGCCCCCTGTTCGAGGGCGATACCGTCCCCGAAAACGCCGAGGCGCGCTTTGCGCTGATTGCCGTCGGGCCGGATCTGAAGCCCGCCCCGGCGCCGCTGCGCTGGGTGCTGAACCGGATCGACACCGAATACCAGTGGTATTCCCTGGGCGGCCAGTGGAACTGGGAAGCGATCACCAGCCGCAGCCGCATCGCCGAAGGCGAGGCCCAGCCCGGCGACACGCCGGCAGAAATCGCCGCCCCCGTCACCTGGGGCCAGTATGAACTGGTGGTCGAGCCGGCCTCGGGCCAGGGCGATGCGGCCGCGATCACCTTCAATGCCGGCTGGGGCGCGCTGGCCAGCGCCGGCACCGAAACCCCCGACCGGCTGCGGGTGCTGCTGGACAAGCCCGCCTATCGCAGCGGCGACACCGCGCGGCTACAGGTTCAGGCCGCCAGCGACGGGCTGGGGCTGGTCTCGGTGCTGTCGAACCGGGTGGTGGCCTTGCAGACGGTGGCGCTGCGGGCGGGCGACAACAGCCTGGAACTGCCGGTGACCGACGACTGGGGCGCGGGCGTCTATGTCACCGTCTCGGCCATCCGGCCGCTGCAGGGGCTTCAGCCGGGCGACCGCAGCCCGGCGCGGGCGCTGGGTCTGGCCCATGCCGGCGTCGATCCGGGGGCGCGCCAGCTGACGGCCAGCCTTGATGCCCCGGCCGAGGCGCGCCCGCGCGGCACCGTTCCCGTCACCCTGCAGGTCAGCGGCGCCGCGCCGGGCGACAGCGTCCATGCCACCATCGCCGCCGTCGATCAGGGCATCCTGAACCTGACCGGCTTTCAGCCGCCCGATCCAGCCCGGCACTATTTCGGCCAGCGCCGGTTGGGGGTCGGGCTGCGCGACCTTTACGGCCGGCTGATCCTGCCCAGCGGCGCCCCCGACGGGGCGCTGCGCGAGGGCGGCGACGCCATGGCCGCCAGCGCCGAGGCCCCGCCCCCGACCGAGGAATTGATGAGCTGGTTTTCCGGCCCGCTCACGCTCGACGCCCAAGGCCAGGCCCGAGTCGAGGTGCCGGTGGGCGATTTCAACGGCGAATTGCGGCTGATGGCGGTGGTCTGGTCGCAACAGGCGGTGGGACAGGCCGATGCCAGCGTCCTGATGCGCGATCCGGTGGTGATGACGGTGACGGCGCCGGCCTTTCTGGCCCCGGGCGATCAGGCCGAACTGGGGCTGCGGCTGACCCATGCCGCCGGCCCCGCCGGCCGGATGCAGCTGGCCATTTCCCAGGACGGCGGCGATGCCGCGCTGGAGGCCAGCCTGCCCCAGGCCGAGATCGACCTGGCCCAGGGCGCCGAGGCGCAGCTGAGCCTGCCGCTGGCCGCCGGCGCGGATCAGGGGCTGGGCCGCCTGCGCCTGACCCTGACCACGCCCGACGGCAGCGCCCTGACCAAGGACATCGCCATCCCCGTGGCGCTGAACGAAGCCGACATCCAGCGCCAGGACCGGCTGCTGATCCAGCCCGGCGAAAGCATCACCGTGCCGCCGGCGCTGACCGCCGAGCTGTTGCCCGGCGCCCAGCTTGGCGCCGCCATCGGTGGCTTTGCCCGGCTGGACGTGGCCGGGGCGCTGATGCGGCTGGCGCGCTATCCTTATGGCTGCACCGAGCAACTGGCCTCGGGCGCGCTGCCGCTGCTGTATTTGCCGGCGCTGGCCGAAAGCCAGGGCCTGACCGAGGACAGCGGCCAGGCGGTGCCGCAAGCGATCGCCCGCATCCTGACCCGGCAGGGCAGCAGCGGCGGCTTTGGCCTGTGGGCAGCGGATCAGGGCGATCTGTGGCTCGAGGCCTATGTCACCGATTTCCTGTCGCGGGCGCGCAGCGCCGGCCAGATGGTGCCCGACACCGCCTTTCGCCAGGCGCTGGACAATCTGCGCAACCGCGTGAACTACGCCACCGAACCGACCGCCGCCGCGGCCGCGGAAAACGCCGCCCTGGCATATGCGCTGGCGGTGCTGGCGCGGGAACGCGCGGCCACGGCGGGCGACCTGCGCTATTACGCCGACACCGCGGCGGCGGCTTTCTCGACGCCGATGGCGGCGGCCAACCTGGGCGCGGCGCTGGCCGCCTATGGCGATCAGCAGCGCGCCGACCGCATGTTCACCCAGGCGCGGCGGCTGATCGATCTGGACGCGCCCGAACCCCAGGGCTTTCGCGCCGATTACGGCACCATGCTGCGCGATGCCGCCGCCGTGCTGGCGCTGGCGACCGAAGCAGGCAGCAAGGCGGTCGAGGCCACCGAACTGTCCAGTCAGCTGGCCCAGGCCATCGCCCGCCGCGGCGAGGCCGGCGAAAGCCTGTCCACGCAGGAAGCGGTCTGGACGGTGATGGCGGCGCAAGCCCTGCATGGCTCGACCCCGCCGGCGCTGCTGAACGGGGTGGCGATGACCCGTGCCATCGCGACCCTGCCCGCCGATGCCAGCCTGGCCAATACCGGCGACCGCGCGCTTGAGGTGACGCTGACCGCGACCGGCAAGCCCGCCGCCAGCCCCGACGCCGGCGGCCGCGGCTACACCATCCGCCGCAGCCATTACAATCTGCAGGGCGAGGCGCTGGATCCCGCCAGCCTGCCACAGGGCCAACGTCTGGTGGTGGTGATCGATGTCATCCCCCAGGCCGAAGGAGGCGGCCGGCTGATCGTCACCGACCCGTTGCCGGCGGGCTGGGAAATCGACAATCCCAATCTGCTGCGCGCCGGCGACGTCGCGGCGCTGGACTGGCTCGAGGGCCAGACCGAGGCCGAGATGGTCGAATTCCGCGCCGACCGCTTTGCCGCGGCGCTGAACTGGACCTCGGCCGAGCCGTTCCGCCTGGCCTATATCGCCCGCGCGGTGACGCCGGGTCGCTATCGCCACCCCGCCGCCAGCGTCGAGGACATGTATCGGCCGGAATACCGCGCTTGGACCGACGGCGGCAGTGTCGCGGTGACGCGCTAG
- the adh gene encoding aldehyde dehydrogenase — protein MPNDQTHPFRGVNSLPFEQRYDNFIGGAWVAPTAGRYFTNTTPITGAEIGQIARSSAEDIDLALDAAHAARDKWGATAPAERANILLRIADRMEQNLELLATAETWDNGKPIRETMAADLPLAIDHFRYFAGVLRAQEGSISQIDNDTVAYHFHEPLGVVGQIIPWNFPLLMACWKLAPALAAGNCVVLKPAEQTPASVMVWMNLVADLLPPGVVNIVNGFGLEAGKPLASSKRIAKIAFTGETSTGRLIMQYASENLIPVTLELGGKSPNIFFADVAREDDDFLDKALEGFTMFALNQGEVCTCPSRVLVQESIYDQFMERAIQRTRAIRQGDPRERDTMIGAQASAEQRDKILSYLDIGLKEGAELLTGGQAADLGGELSGGYYIQPTIFRGHNKMRIFQEEIFGPVVSVTTFKTEDEALEIANDTLYGLGAGVWSRDANTCYRMGRGIKAGRVWTNCYHAYPAHAAFGGYKQSGIGRETHKMMLDHYQQTKNMLVSYSPRKLGFF, from the coding sequence ATGCCGAACGATCAGACCCACCCCTTTCGCGGGGTGAACTCGCTGCCCTTCGAGCAGCGCTATGACAATTTCATCGGCGGCGCGTGGGTGGCCCCGACAGCAGGGCGCTATTTCACCAACACCACACCCATCACCGGTGCCGAAATCGGCCAGATCGCCCGCTCGTCGGCCGAGGACATCGACCTGGCGCTGGATGCCGCCCATGCCGCGCGGGACAAGTGGGGCGCCACCGCGCCGGCCGAACGCGCCAATATCCTGCTGCGCATCGCCGACCGGATGGAACAGAACCTGGAACTGCTGGCCACCGCCGAAACCTGGGACAACGGCAAGCCGATCCGCGAAACCATGGCCGCCGACCTGCCGCTGGCCATCGACCATTTCCGCTATTTCGCCGGGGTTCTGCGCGCCCAGGAAGGCAGCATCAGCCAGATCGACAACGACACCGTCGCCTATCACTTTCACGAACCCCTGGGGGTGGTGGGCCAGATCATTCCCTGGAACTTTCCGCTGCTGATGGCCTGCTGGAAGCTGGCGCCGGCGCTGGCGGCCGGCAATTGCGTGGTGCTGAAGCCCGCCGAACAGACGCCGGCCTCGGTGATGGTGTGGATGAACCTGGTTGCCGATCTCTTGCCGCCAGGCGTGGTCAACATCGTCAACGGCTTCGGGCTCGAGGCGGGCAAGCCGCTGGCCTCCAGCAAGCGCATCGCCAAGATCGCCTTTACCGGCGAAACCAGCACCGGCCGTCTGATCATGCAATATGCCTCGGAAAACCTGATTCCGGTCACGCTGGAACTGGGCGGCAAGTCGCCGAACATCTTCTTTGCCGATGTGGCGCGCGAGGACGACGATTTCCTCGACAAGGCGCTGGAAGGCTTTACCATGTTCGCGCTGAACCAGGGCGAGGTCTGCACCTGCCCGTCGCGGGTTCTGGTGCAGGAATCGATCTACGACCAGTTCATGGAACGCGCCATCCAGCGCACCCGCGCCATCCGCCAGGGCGATCCGCGCGAACGCGACACGATGATCGGCGCCCAGGCCTCGGCCGAGCAACGCGACAAGATCCTGTCCTACCTTGACATCGGCCTGAAAGAAGGGGCCGAGCTGCTGACCGGCGGCCAGGCCGCAGACTTGGGCGGCGAGCTGTCGGGCGGTTACTACATCCAGCCGACCATCTTCCGCGGTCACAACAAGATGCGCATCTTTCAGGAGGAAATCTTTGGCCCCGTGGTATCGGTCACCACTTTCAAGACCGAGGACGAGGCTTTGGAAATCGCCAATGACACCCTTTATGGTCTGGGCGCCGGGGTGTGGTCGCGCGATGCCAATACCTGTTATCGCATGGGTCGCGGCATCAAGGCGGGCCGGGTCTGGACCAACTGCTATCACGCCTATCCGGCCCACGCGGCCTTCGGCGGCTACAAGCAGTCGGGCATCGGCCGCGAAACCCACAAGATGATGCTGGACCACTATCAGCAGACCAAGAACATGCTGGTCAGCTATTCGCCCCGGAAGCTGGGCTTCTTCTGA
- a CDS encoding thioredoxin family protein, whose translation MLELGSAPEKTAAADIIKDVTEASFMADVIDASMSVPVIVDFWAPWCGPCKTLGPQLEAEVARHKGRVRMAKINVDQNQMIAAQLRVQSIPTVYAFFQGQPVDAFQGAVPQSQVRQFVEKLAALGGDDGGLAAALEAAEAMVEEGAFEDAAETFAAILAEEPQNAAAWGGLIGARLGAGDLAAAEAELARVPAAIAGAAPIEAVRARLQLARQASNAGPLDELRQRVEAAPGDAQARFDYATALHAAGQVEQAIDELLESFRRDRDWNDGAAKAQLLTIFDSLKPNDPLVQKGRRKLSSLIFS comes from the coding sequence ATGCTCGAGCTTGGCTCTGCCCCCGAAAAGACCGCCGCTGCCGACATCATCAAGGATGTGACCGAGGCGAGTTTCATGGCCGATGTCATCGACGCCTCGATGTCGGTGCCGGTGATCGTCGATTTCTGGGCCCCCTGGTGCGGGCCGTGCAAGACCCTGGGCCCGCAGCTCGAGGCCGAGGTCGCCCGCCACAAGGGGCGGGTGCGCATGGCCAAGATCAACGTGGACCAGAACCAGATGATCGCCGCGCAGTTGCGCGTGCAGTCGATTCCGACCGTCTATGCCTTTTTCCAGGGCCAGCCGGTCGATGCCTTCCAGGGCGCGGTGCCGCAAAGCCAGGTCAGGCAGTTCGTCGAAAAACTGGCGGCGCTGGGCGGCGATGACGGCGGGCTGGCCGCCGCGCTGGAAGCCGCCGAGGCCATGGTCGAGGAAGGCGCCTTCGAGGATGCCGCCGAAACCTTTGCCGCCATCCTGGCAGAGGAACCCCAGAACGCCGCGGCCTGGGGCGGGCTGATCGGCGCCCGGCTGGGTGCCGGCGATCTGGCCGCGGCCGAGGCCGAACTTGCCCGCGTACCCGCCGCCATCGCCGGCGCCGCCCCGATCGAGGCCGTGCGCGCGCGGCTGCAACTGGCGCGCCAGGCCAGCAATGCCGGGCCGCTCGACGAATTGCGCCAGCGGGTCGAGGCCGCGCCGGGCGATGCCCAGGCCCGGTTCGACTATGCCACCGCGCTGCATGCGGCGGGGCAGGTAGAGCAGGCGATCGATGAGCTGCTGGAAAGTTTCCGCCGCGACCGCGACTGGAACGACGGCGCCGCCAAGGCGCAGCTGCTGACCATCTTCGATTCGCTCAAGCCCAATGATCCCCTTGTGCAGAAGGGGCGGCGCAAGCTGTCCTCGCTGATCTTTTCGTGA
- a CDS encoding Trm112 family protein, whose amino-acid sequence MLEALVCPLTHTTLRYDAAAQELVSEAAGLAFPIRSGIPIMLVSEARRIRD is encoded by the coding sequence ATGCTCGAGGCGCTGGTCTGCCCGCTGACCCATACCACGCTGCGCTATGATGCCGCCGCCCAGGAACTGGTGTCCGAGGCGGCGGGGCTTGCCTTTCCGATCCGGTCGGGCATCCCGATCATGCTGGTCAGTGAGGCGCGCCGGATCCGGGACTGA
- a CDS encoding GAF domain-containing protein, with translation MSDRSACRPDARVPPGHGRTGSLDARGQPPRHEDRVAQAAASPGDLSRLAASWRRSMIRHGLDPAAPPPRRQVPAGDLRLRQERLGRLIAIAGPQFDQLFQLLGAAGCNVMLTDAEGIVLDHRVSAADDATFRGWGLWPGADWSEAAQGTNGIGTCLAEGRQVTIHRDEHFYAANIGLSCMDAPIWGPDGRLMAALDVSSARADHTQAWNALIAAQVAHSARLIEAAFFRASFPGARIIAAQPETPEAPALLLAVDGNDLTIGANRAARRAFGLKREGRLRPRPASDLLGRPDEATGLERAERAAVMRALARAQGNVSAAARALGIGRATLYRRMARLGIAENPGRLSRG, from the coding sequence TTGTCCGACCGATCCGCCTGTCGCCCCGATGCCCGCGTTCCGCCCGGCCACGGCCGGACGGGCAGTCTGGACGCGCGCGGGCAGCCGCCCCGGCACGAGGATCGCGTGGCCCAGGCCGCCGCCTCGCCCGGCGATCTCAGCCGGTTGGCGGCCAGCTGGCGGCGCTCGATGATCCGCCACGGGCTGGATCCGGCCGCGCCACCGCCGCGCCGGCAGGTGCCGGCCGGCGATCTGCGGCTACGCCAGGAACGGCTGGGGCGGCTCATCGCCATCGCCGGGCCGCAGTTCGACCAGCTGTTCCAGTTGCTGGGCGCCGCAGGCTGCAACGTGATGCTGACCGACGCCGAGGGCATCGTGCTGGACCACCGCGTCAGCGCCGCCGATGATGCCACCTTTCGCGGATGGGGGTTGTGGCCGGGCGCCGACTGGTCCGAGGCAGCCCAGGGCACCAACGGCATCGGCACCTGCCTTGCCGAGGGGCGGCAGGTCACCATTCACCGCGACGAACATTTCTATGCCGCCAACATCGGGCTGTCCTGCATGGATGCACCGATCTGGGGACCGGACGGCAGGCTGATGGCGGCGCTGGACGTCAGTTCGGCCCGGGCGGACCACACCCAGGCCTGGAACGCGCTGATCGCGGCGCAGGTGGCCCACAGCGCCCGGCTGATCGAGGCCGCGTTCTTTCGCGCCTCTTTTCCCGGCGCGCGCATCATCGCCGCCCAGCCCGAAACCCCCGAAGCGCCGGCGCTGTTGCTGGCGGTGGATGGCAATGACCTGACCATCGGCGCCAACCGCGCCGCCCGCCGCGCCTTTGGCCTGAAACGCGAAGGTCGCCTGCGGCCGCGCCCGGCTTCCGACCTGCTGGGACGTCCCGACGAGGCCACGGGATTGGAACGTGCCGAACGCGCCGCGGTGATGCGGGCGCTGGCGCGCGCTCAGGGCAATGTCTCGGCCGCGGCCCGCGCCCTGGGGATCGGACGCGCGACCCTGTATCGGCGCATGGCGCGGCTGGGCATCGCGGAAAATCCGGGGCGACTGTCTCGGGGATGA
- a CDS encoding LON peptidase substrate-binding domain-containing protein, translating to MLRGIDLPDSLALFPLSGAVLLPRTRLPLQIFEPRYLQMVEDVLKTPSRLIGMIQPAEGGLEALAAVGCAGRISAFSELDDGRLMISLRAISRFRLEQVRPGFTPYLRGQVSWAGYDRDLAASAEEDAGFDRAAFVARLQRYLERRGLATDAEAAASAPAETLINSLSMLLPLAPEEKQALLEAPTLTERRALLEGLLEYALHGGDHEETLQ from the coding sequence ATGCTGCGCGGGATCGACCTGCCGGACAGCCTGGCGTTGTTCCCGCTGAGCGGGGCGGTGCTGCTGCCGCGCACGCGGCTGCCCTTGCAGATCTTCGAGCCGCGCTATCTGCAGATGGTCGAGGATGTGCTCAAGACCCCTTCGCGGCTGATCGGCATGATCCAGCCCGCCGAAGGCGGGCTCGAGGCGCTGGCCGCTGTCGGTTGCGCCGGGCGCATCAGCGCGTTTTCGGAACTGGACGACGGCCGGCTGATGATTTCCTTGCGGGCGATTTCGCGCTTTCGGCTGGAACAGGTGCGGCCGGGCTTTACCCCCTATCTGCGGGGTCAGGTCAGCTGGGCGGGCTATGACCGCGATCTGGCTGCAAGCGCCGAAGAGGACGCGGGTTTCGATCGCGCGGCTTTCGTCGCACGGCTGCAACGCTATCTCGAGCGGCGGGGTCTGGCCACCGATGCCGAGGCAGCGGCCAGCGCCCCTGCCGAGACGCTGATCAATTCCTTGTCCATGCTGCTGCCGCTGGCGCCCGAGGAAAAGCAGGCGCTGCTGGAGGCCCCGACGCTGACGGAACGCCGCGCGCTGCTCGAGGGGCTGCTGGAATACGCGCTGCATGGCGGCGACCACGAGGAGACGCTTCAGTGA